A genomic region of Bombus terrestris chromosome 12, iyBomTerr1.2, whole genome shotgun sequence contains the following coding sequences:
- the LOC100646479 gene encoding integrator complex subunit 1 isoform X1, with translation MDRGKAGIGRGAKSKIAQHPSDLFALGSKGSRNENSDVKRPGVIHSKQSSNTSTSGTDRKREAPSGSLQSFQYIPQKKPKLAAHVSHQRPPFSSAEAWELVAIDTDPADFVPMVLEANDNDEGDKVIGIICGAIKTLKNQKWKPDTLVYMGLLYLAKIRPSMFSNDCILHALSSLLKRDQGHNYKTKGNPLVPVLAANLLMKGFHDKRNWPEIFIKLYIEDALGERVWVDHEECKGFVDNILTGFNTRHPPKSVLQPELSVLTPRDCHSPSTIDDEDPGSSSVQFSGDKEKIEFPITPRYTHCIENIEFIVLEAVKEQLNRRQPESITKNFLKLLSSACGFVEIRNIAVPRLEVWLHNPKLMRPAQELLSYICYNCTSHTQRDVEVISQLVKMRLKTKAVINLYLNGVKELIGLHPENLSTILKHTIYNELSNARNPNNMPMIGVMFQTLSEQAAKLLAEIFQDLLMNREDYLRPLRALLREIVRVCRHDINLLIFARTLMSERQDIAQQLLNFEFKERVFISIADLLCLCMLLAISPQVKEAAALAQRGDKKDIALLHQFQNMVATIQFEAVLWLQNSAPQMYAIGKNELLHALHKILLLEPPEQYYKLDNWPPESDRVFYLRLISDVPLLQNTLLRLLLIGFSKENGITHSETLDLVDQLVRRAAANSTESFPTLQADKLDIIELIFNLCIYQPPGTINIPSNYVPPTLAISNLYWKGWIMLLILAAHNPSTIGAVAWKRYPILRTLMEMCITNHFSYPPPTMALPEIIEQERSKELQVEAIEKQEILEYESHLAAASTRIQISEQNSLLLSQLMTMEPTGIARRPPPAVLEQIQSLNVSHRLGHLLCRSRKPDFLLDIIQRQQQSSSQSMPWLADLVQNSEGSLSQLPVQCLCEFLLSTSTQAVEKQPRQQQLLAHLQMLLTDPEQDRQHAYEVLEYFLRRLSSQQTGSRLQAITGLKMVLGSIPTEEEPMDIDGENEKEIWLLRKLPSIPHFLSVRSLVSTALRGACQVENNPDLVHAYISYLATHTTDDDLPDLTDLVNEISQLVVERSTIIAAILPQPEIDNPPNKAAKQTLHAFMVIFCNYLEKARSPRAEEYTWSESQDQILVQWSTGEECTMHILVVHAMIILLTYDSDDDVLFDALLETWFPLNTEPPKAFLVDTSEEALLIPDWLKLRMIRSSVPRLIDAALKDLEPQQLVLFIQSFGIPVPSMTKLLHTLDTGVQIDPSSVGEAVLDKTYMAQLVEVQHRRGATGGLVFVQVLQLMEPELPDENAVTIAQLQEPLPLSAVVQIQSVIQSSVKTDVPHLINRLFIENIPMNQKVDAYRRLHKTLAKDLQKSAKESGAAVLAIQHICSVLSSMQVKQFLASLVHMPQYSCTLMRVILLPLKKPLTSKQVVELARNMCLNLIQLIGDVKAPVLSILRDFANVQLTKTPKSMELTMLMQNRDPGSILESTDPVNLEAVGRKLLNICLKQQKTDVLVEAMARLLVNDSNEGILKPRTGLLIDWLASVEPELIGTCPTLQMKLLFGKTKIQMKVDNNVMSSHSFRPYLLTLLTHRASWATLYKCVGHLLDKCDDGYDPTAVLDFLWALTCNPKLWQGRDKFTPKHYVPENILLLHEKQLLTLVAYIVAEAVIIYNCQNRNIALARMDSRLDLLLHCISTDDHLVASVVEYLAARIMNDSDIDSDMVHQFLLHMYMKIPKVICYLDTFQTKKFVGGAKITKWTGSVLDCMSHSLLTALAATPRQKSWNSRSQDFELCARKMAAVHPILVLRQLPMLASSLMGRSYLDFSQFRAGHHLNLFVQIMGLLELLQPHLFSEEHQTALEDTLENYFQCFQNYGPVKDLIPLLNRFITLLQAYISYNAQRALKYLQKHAQALHELQVHYPNLVTLRTLVSGIPMPREGEDIEEILITVPPTPPPTESIIPQHWPSLLTTLSKLQGEDVFSALQEIEHLSSRKPSVLESITDNIAELLVSPQSNIRSLAHTLLARALKHHPASNANILSAFQRCLDSSRADILMSALEKLPEIVLCMQEHALPLMQKVFELGVNSNVNTIPYINKTIALLNTQQGC, from the exons ATGGATCGTGGAAAGGCAGGAATTGGCAGAGGTGCAAAAAGTAAGATTGCTCAGCATCCTTCTGATTTATTTGCACTTGGATCCAAAGGTTCGCGTAATGAAAATTCTGATGTTAAAAGACCAGGTGTTATTCATTCTAAGCAAAGTAGTAATACTTCAACTTCTG GGACTGACAGGAAAAGAGAGGCACCATCAGGAtcacttcaatcttttcaaTACATCCCACAAAAGAAACCTAAACTTGCTGCACATGTTTCTCATCAACGACCACCATTCTCAAGTGCTGAAGCTTGGGAATTGGTAGCCATAGATACTGATCCAGCAGATTTTGTTCCAATGGTCCTAGAAGCTAATGATAATGATGAAGGTGACAAAGTTATAGGCATTATTTGTGGTGCCATAAAAACACTTAAAAATCAGAAGTGGAAACCTGATACATTGGTATACATGGGATTATTGTACTTAGCAAAAATTCGTCCTTCTATGTTTTCAAATGATTGTATATTACACGCACTATCCTCTTTATTGAAACGGGATCAAGGacataattataaaacaaaaggaAATCCATTAGTTCCTGTACTTGCAGCTAATTTGTTAATGAAGGGGTTTCATGATAAAAGAAATTGGCCAGAAATCTTTATTAAG ctatacattgAGGATGCTTTAGGTGAAAGAGTATGGGTTGATCATGAAGAATGCAAAGGTTTTGTAGATAATATTTTAACAGGATTTAATACAAGGCATCCACCAAAAAGTGTCCTACAACCAGAACTATCTGTATTAACCCCACGAGATTGTCATAGTCCATCTACAATTGACGATGAAGATCCAGGATCTTCATCTGTACAGTTTTCTGGCGACAAAGAAAAAATAGAGTTTCCTATTACTCCTAGATACACTCATTGTATAGAGAACATAGAATTCATTGTTCTTGAAGCTGTGAAAGAACAATTGAATAGACGACAACCAGAGTCAATTACTAAAAACTTTCTAAAATTACTTTCTTCAGCCTGTGGTTTTGTAGAAATCAGAAATATCGCCGTTCCAAGATTAGAAGTATGGTTGCATAATCCGAAGTTAATGAGACCTGCCCAAGAATTACTGAGTTATATTTGTTACAATTGTACTTCTCATACACAAAGAGATGTTGAAGTTATAAGTCAATTAGTAAAAATGAGATTGAAAACTAAAgctgtaattaatttatatctaAATGGCGTAAAGGAATTAATCGGCTTGCACCCTGAAAATTTATCTACTATCTTAAAACATACAATTTATAACGAATTATCTAATGCAAGAAATCCAAATAATATGCCAATGATAGGTGTaatgtttcaaactttatccGAGCAAGCGGCTAAGTTACTTGCAGAAATATTTCAGGATTTATTAATGAACCGAGAAGATTATCTGAGACCTTTACGTGCTTTACTCAGAGAAATCGTACGTGTTTGCCGACAcgatattaatttacttatttttgcGCGCACATTGATGTCCGAAAGACAGGATATAGCGCAACAGTTGCTTAATTTTGAATTCAAAGAACGAGTCTTCATTTCAATTGCAGATTTATTGTGCTTATGTATGTTACTAGCTATCAGCCCACAAGTTAAAGAAGCTGCAGCATTAGCACAAAGAGGTGATAAAAAAGATATAGCTTTATTACATCAATTTCAGAACATGGTAGCGACAATACAATTCGAAGCCGTGTTATGGCTACAGAATTCGGCGCCACAGATGTACGCCATTGGAAAAAATGAGCTCCTTCATGCCTTACATAAAATTTTACTGCTTGAACCACCAGAGCAGTACTATAAATTAGATAATTGGCCACCCGAATCTGATAGAGTATTTTATTTACGTCTTATTTCGGATGTTCCATTATTACAGAATACATTGTTAAGACTATTACTGATTGGTTTTTCAAAA GAAAATGGCATTACTCATTCAGAAACATTAGATTTGGTGGACCAATTAGTTAGACGAGCAGCAGCTAACTCAACTGAGAGTTTCCCGACATTACAAGCTGATAAATTGGATATAATTGAACTTATTTTTAACTTGTGCATTTATCAACCACCAGGAACTATAAACATACCGTCAAA ttATGTACCACCTACTTTGGCAATATCAAATTTATACTGGAAAGGATGGATAATGTTATTAATACTGGCTGCTCACAATCCTTCTACTATTGGTGCTGTTGCATGGAAAAGGTATCCCATTTTACGAACTCTAATGGAAATGTGCATTACGAA TCATTTCTCCTATCCACCACCAACGATGGCATTACCAGAAATAATAGAGCAAGAACGTTCGAAAGAATTGCAAGTTGAAGCTATAGAGAAAcaagaaatattagaatatgAATCGCATTTAGCTGCTGCATCAACAAGAATACAGATATCAGAACAAAACAGTTTATTACTATCACAACTAATGACCATGGAACCAACTGGAATTGCTAGGAGACCACCTCCAGCAGTATTGGAACAAATACAATCATTAAATGTGTCTCATAGGTTGGGACATTTACTTTGTCGATCTCGTAAACCAGATTTCTTATTAGATATAATACAAAGACAACAACAGAGTTCGTCTCAGAGTATGCCATGGCTAGCAGATCTTGTACAAAATAGCGAAGGATCTCTTAGTCAATTACCTGTACAGTGTCtttgtgaatttttattatctacTAGTACTCAAGCTGTGGAGAAGCAACCAAGACAACAACAGTTATTAGCCCATCTTCAAATGTTATTAACTGATCCCGAACAGGATCGACAACATGCTTACGAGgttttagaatatttcttaaGAAGACTGAGTAGTCAACAAACTGGCAGTCGCCTTCAAGCAATTACAGGTTTGAAGATGGTACTTGGATCAATACCTACTGAAGAAGAACCTATGGATATAGATGGAGAGAATGAAAA GGAGATCTGGCTTCTTCGCAAATTACCGTCCATACCTCATTTCTTATCAGTACGATCTTTAGTTTCTACTGCTCTTCGAGGTGCATGTCAAGTCGAAAATAATCCAGATCTTGTACATGCGTACATATCTTATCTTGCTACGCATACTACAGACGATGATTTACCCGATTTAACTGATTTAGTTAACGAAATATCTCAATTAGTAGTCGAACGAAGTACGATTATAGCAGCTATTCTACCGCAGCCAGAAATTGATAATCCACCAAATAAAGCAGCTAAACAGACTTTGCATGCTTTCATGGTGATTTTCTGTAATTATCTAGAAAAAGCTCGATCTCCACGAGCAGAGGAATATACCTGGTCTGAAAGTCAAGACCAGATATTAGTACAATGGAGTACAGGAGAAGAGTGTACTATGCATATTTTAGTTGTTCATGCTATGATAATCTTATTAACGTACGACTCCGATGATGATGTATTGTTTGATGCTTTACTTGAAACTTGGTTTCCGTTGAATACAGAACCACCAAAAGCTTTCCTTGTTGATACAAGCGAAGAAGCTTTATTAATACCTGATTGGTTAAAACTAAGAATGATAAGGAGTAGTGTACCACGTTTAATTGACGCAGCTCTTAAAGATTTGGAGCCACAACAACTGGTTCTTTTTATTCAGAGCTTCGGTATTCCTGTTCCTTCAATGACTAAATTACTCCATACATTGGATACTGGTGTGCAAATTGACCCGAGTTCTGTTGGTGAAGCAGTACTCGATAAGACATATATGGCACAATTAGTTGAAGTTCAACACAGAAGAGGGGCAACGGGTGGACTAGTCTTTGTACAGGTTTTACAGTTGATGGAGCCAGAGTTACCTGATGAAAATGCTGTAACTATCGCACAATTACAGGAACCTTTACCTCTAAGTGCAGTAGTTCAAATACAATCTGTCATACAATCTTCTGTTAAAACGGATGTCCCACATTTAATCAATagattatttattgaaaatataccaATGAATCAAAAGGTAGATGCATATCGCCGATTACATAAAACCTTAGCAAAAGATTTGCAGAAATCTGCTAAAGAAAGTGGAGCCGCTGTGTTAGCAATACAACATATATGTAGTGTATTAAGTTCAATGCAAGTTAAACAATTCTTAGCCTCGCTTGTTCACATGCCTCAGTATTCTTGCACCTTAATGCGAGTAATATTGTTGCCTTTAAAAAAGCCATTGACTTCGAAACAAGTGGTTGAATTAGCCCGTAATATGTGTCTAAACTTGATACAGCTGATAGGAGATGTAAAAGCACCAGTTCTATCTATTTTAAGAGATTTTGCAAACGTGCAATTAACCAAAACGCCAAAAAGCATGGAATTAACGATGTTGATGCAAAATCGAGATCCCGGATCTATTTTAGAAAGTACAGATCCAGTGAATTTGGAAGCAGTTGGACGtaagttattaaatatttgtctGAAACAACAGAAAACCGACGTTCTTGTTGAAGCAATGGCAAGGTTATTAGTGAATGACAGTAACGAAGGCATTTTAAAGCCACGAACTGGTTTATTAATCGATTGGTTAGCATCTGTTGAACCAGAATTAATTGGAACATGTCCTACTCTCCaaatgaaacttttatttgGAAAAACGAAGATACAAATGAAAGTTGATAACAATGTTATGAGTTCACATTCATTTAGGCCCTACTTGTTAACTTTATTGACGCATAGGGCAAGTTGGGCAACTTTGTACAAATGTGTTGGACATTTATTAGATAAATGTGATGATGg GTATGATCCGACAGCTGTTTTAGACTTCTTGTGGGCATTAACTTGTAATCCAAAACTCTGGCAAGGCAGAGACAAATTCACGCCAAAACATTATGTTccagaaaatattttacttttacacGAGAAACAGTTATTAACACTTGTAGCGTATATAGTTGCAGAAGCTGTTATCATATATAATTGTCAAAACAGAAACATTGCACTTGCTCGAATGGATTCTCGTCTTGATTTATTGTTACACTGTATTTCTACGGACGATCATTTGGTAGCCAGCGTAGTAGAATATTTGGCTGCACGTATAATGAATGACTCAGA tattgATTCAGATATGGTCCATCAATTCTTGTTACATATGTACATGAAAATACCTAAAGTAATATGTTACTTAGACACATTTCAAACTAAAAAGTTTGTTGGAGGagcaaaaattacaaaatggaCGGGTTCTGTGTTAGATTGTATGAGTCATTCTTTGTTAACTGCTCTAGCAGCAACACCACGGCAAAAGTCATGGAATTCTAGGTCTCAAGACTTCGAATTATGCGCCCGAAAAATGGCTGCTGTGCATCCTATTTTAGTGTTACGACAACTTCCAATGTTGGCGTCGTCACTAATGGGAAGATCTTATTTGGATTTTAGTCAATTTAGAGCAGGTCATCATCTAAATCTTTTTGTACAAATAATGGGATTACTGGAATTACTACAACCACATTTGTTTAGTGAAGAACATCAGACTGCTTTGGAAGATACACTAGAGAATTACTTTCAGTGCTTTCAA aattatGGTCCAGTAAAAGATCTTATACCACTCTTAAATAGATTTATTACATTACTACAAGCATACATCTCTTATAATGCACAAagggcattgaaatatttgcagaaACATGCTCAGGCTCTACA TGAATTGCAGGTACATTATCCGAATCTAGTTACACTTAGAACGCTTGTATCAGGCATTCCAATGCCAAGAGAAGGAGAAGACATAGAGGAGATTTTAATTACTGTTCCTCCTACTCCACCTCCAACAGAATCCATTATTCCACAGCATTGGCCTTCATTGTTAACTACATTATCTAAACTGCAAGGTGAAG ATGTATTTAGCGCTCTTCAAGAAATTGAGCATTTGTCATCACGAAAACCTTCAGTCTTGGAATCTATAACAGACAATATAGCAGAATTGCTTGTATCTCCGCAAAGTAACATAAGATCTCTTGCTCATACATTATTAGCAAGAGCATTAAAACATCATCCAGCATCAAATGCAAATATCTTGTCTGCATTTCAAAGGTGTTTGGATAGTTCTAGAGCTGATATATTAATGTCAGCTCTAGAGAAATTACCAGAAATTGTATTATGTATGCAAG aacACGCTTTACCGTTAATGCAAAAAGTATTTGAATTAGGAGTAAATTCAAATGTGAATACCAtaccatatataaataaaaccaTTGCTCTGCTAAATACACAACAAGGTTGTTAA